Proteins found in one Acinetobacter sp. XH1741 genomic segment:
- a CDS encoding flavin reductase family protein — translation MSQSYIAPVELEKAYRLLNHGPTVLVSAQHGDDRNVMAAAWACALEFKPAKVSVVLDKSTKTRQLVEQSGYFTLQVPCYAQLNMTKQLGTISKLDDPQKLEHCGVELFYQEGLTSPLVSGCIAWLVCKLIPEPHNQSAHDLFIGSVVGAWADTRVFRDGHWHFQDAPKELRSLHYIAGGTFYLIGEEVKADI, via the coding sequence ATGTCCCAATCATATATTGCACCTGTAGAGTTAGAAAAAGCTTATCGTTTGTTAAATCATGGTCCAACTGTCCTTGTTTCTGCACAACATGGTGACGACCGCAATGTAATGGCTGCTGCATGGGCATGTGCCTTAGAGTTCAAGCCTGCCAAAGTGTCCGTGGTTTTAGATAAAAGTACGAAAACCCGACAGCTTGTCGAGCAAAGTGGTTATTTCACATTACAAGTTCCTTGCTATGCACAGCTTAATATGACCAAGCAACTTGGCACCATTAGTAAATTAGATGACCCACAAAAACTTGAGCATTGTGGTGTTGAACTCTTTTATCAAGAAGGGCTAACCAGTCCGCTTGTATCAGGTTGTATCGCATGGCTGGTTTGTAAACTTATTCCTGAACCGCATAATCAGTCAGCTCATGACTTATTTATTGGTTCTGTTGTGGGTGCATGGGCCGATACCCGTGTTTTTAGAGATGGACACTGGCATTTCCAAGATGCACCAAAAGAACTTCGAAGTCTGCACTATATTGCTGGGGGAACGTTTTATTTAATTGGTGAGGAAGTAAAAGCCGATATCTAA
- a CDS encoding HesA/MoeB/ThiF family protein, with protein MTELQDIDFVELSDEEMHLYSRQILLDGWDIEAQEKLKLANVLIVGAGGIGCSSAELLARAGVGKITLIDADTIEISNLQRQIAFGHEDIGRYKAEVLAKRLQKINPYICVEYFNERLDEHNIDRLVEHQDVVLDGCDNFTTRYLVNSACKKHQVALISASAIGFQAQMFMVEGDSACYECLFPKEQHDNEGLRCAESGVLATTPVMIASLQAHHTLLYLGLNRTPLKQKLLLWDGLTMTQRIVNFDKDINCPLCQAS; from the coding sequence GTGACCGAGCTTCAAGATATCGATTTTGTAGAGTTAAGTGATGAAGAAATGCATCTCTATAGCCGTCAGATTTTACTTGATGGGTGGGATATTGAAGCTCAGGAAAAACTCAAACTGGCTAATGTGTTGATTGTAGGTGCTGGTGGCATAGGCTGTAGCAGTGCAGAGCTACTCGCACGAGCAGGGGTCGGAAAAATTACACTCATTGATGCCGATACCATTGAGATAAGTAATTTACAGCGCCAAATCGCATTTGGTCATGAAGATATTGGTCGCTATAAAGCTGAAGTTTTGGCAAAACGGTTACAGAAAATTAACCCTTATATCTGTGTTGAATACTTTAATGAACGTTTAGACGAACATAACATTGATAGACTTGTTGAACACCAAGATGTGGTTTTAGATGGCTGTGATAACTTTACAACTCGTTATTTAGTGAATAGCGCTTGTAAGAAACATCAGGTCGCTTTAATTAGTGCTTCTGCAATTGGCTTTCAGGCGCAAATGTTTATGGTAGAAGGTGATTCTGCTTGTTATGAATGTTTGTTCCCCAAAGAACAACATGACAATGAAGGATTGCGATGTGCAGAGTCGGGTGTACTAGCGACTACACCTGTAATGATAGCGTCATTACAAGCACATCACACTTTATTGTATTTAGGGCTAAATCGTACGCCGTTAAAGCAGAAACTGCTACTTTGGGATGGGTTAACGATGACACAACGCATTGTTAATTTTGATAAAGATATAAATTGTCCACTTTGTCAGGCAAGCTAA
- a CDS encoding AarF/UbiB family protein: MKKNILFDGLRSVARIGETAVVAAKAGIKYATDKPSNAKLMRETFESLGSTYIKLGQFIASTPSLFPREYVEEFQGCLDQTPTLPFSYIQGVLASEFEGRDLSQIFSYIDEKPLASASIAQVHAAKLTTGEDVVIKVQKPGVETILYTDLNVVHWAAKLLERAVPKIKFAALSDIVDEIKTRMVREVDFIEEAQNLDDFVEYLNISQNHAATAPKVYHQFSTRRVLTMQRLYGVSLTDFSVVKQYAKDPSQVLITAMNTWFGSLMLCKSFHADLHAGNLMLLEDGRIGFIDFGIVGQLKPEVWTACIAFMDALQKTDYQAMAENMLKMGMTHNKVDVQILAQDLERLFNGVLMADPQQILSTNPADLNDIMMDMVGVGERHGIKFPRDFALLFKQMLYFDRFMRVLAPYTDIYADQRLKMVQNMEPASLLKH; this comes from the coding sequence ATGAAAAAAAATATTTTATTTGATGGATTGCGCTCAGTTGCCCGTATCGGTGAAACAGCAGTTGTTGCTGCTAAAGCTGGTATTAAATATGCAACTGATAAACCAAGTAATGCCAAACTCATGCGAGAGACTTTTGAATCACTTGGCTCAACATATATTAAACTTGGTCAGTTTATTGCAAGTACACCATCGTTATTCCCACGTGAATATGTAGAAGAATTTCAAGGTTGTTTAGATCAGACACCAACTCTGCCATTTAGCTATATTCAAGGCGTACTTGCCTCTGAATTTGAAGGGCGTGATTTAAGCCAGATTTTTAGCTATATCGATGAGAAACCATTAGCTTCTGCTTCAATTGCTCAAGTTCATGCAGCTAAACTGACGACAGGTGAAGATGTCGTTATTAAAGTACAAAAACCTGGCGTGGAAACCATTTTATACACTGACCTAAATGTAGTGCATTGGGCAGCAAAATTACTTGAACGTGCAGTACCCAAAATTAAGTTTGCTGCTCTTTCTGATATTGTCGATGAAATTAAAACTCGTATGGTGCGTGAAGTCGACTTTATTGAAGAAGCACAAAACTTAGATGACTTTGTAGAATATTTAAATATTTCTCAAAACCACGCCGCGACAGCACCTAAGGTTTATCATCAGTTTTCTACGCGCCGTGTTTTGACCATGCAGCGTTTATACGGTGTGTCTTTGACAGATTTTAGTGTCGTAAAACAATATGCTAAAGACCCATCACAAGTACTCATTACTGCCATGAACACATGGTTTGGTAGTCTAATGCTGTGTAAGAGTTTCCATGCTGACTTACATGCTGGAAATCTAATGTTGCTTGAAGATGGACGAATTGGTTTTATCGATTTTGGTATCGTGGGGCAGTTAAAGCCAGAAGTCTGGACAGCATGTATTGCGTTTATGGATGCCTTGCAAAAGACTGATTATCAGGCAATGGCTGAAAATATGCTGAAAATGGGTATGACCCATAATAAAGTTGATGTTCAGATTTTAGCTCAAGATTTAGAGCGTTTATTTAATGGCGTATTAATGGCAGATCCTCAGCAAATTCTGTCTACCAATCCTGCCGATTTAAACGACATTATGATGGATATGGTCGGTGTAGGTGAGCGCCACGGTATTAAATTCCCTCGAGATTTTGCCTTATTATTTAAGCAAATGCTTTATTTCGATCGTTTTATGCGCGTACTCGCTCCATATACAGATATTTATGCAGACCAACGTTTGAAAATGGTTCAAAATATGGAACCTGCTTCTTTGTTAAAGCACTAA
- the folB gene encoding dihydroneopterin aldolase, with amino-acid sequence MDAIIIEGLKVETVIGCFNWERQIIQPLMLDLTIHNDLSRAAESDKLEDTLNYAQICELSAQTIQQAKPELIEHAAHLVLQCLFETFPTIEKITITIRKPAIIAEANAVGIRLERTRNNFCARPCE; translated from the coding sequence ATGGATGCCATTATTATTGAAGGCTTGAAGGTTGAGACAGTGATTGGCTGTTTCAACTGGGAAAGACAAATTATTCAACCTTTAATGTTGGATTTGACCATCCATAATGATTTGAGCCGAGCAGCAGAGTCTGACAAGCTTGAGGACACTCTCAACTATGCTCAGATTTGTGAGTTATCGGCTCAAACTATTCAACAAGCCAAACCTGAATTAATCGAACATGCAGCCCATCTGGTTTTGCAATGTTTGTTTGAAACCTTTCCAACAATTGAAAAAATTACCATAACCATCCGTAAGCCAGCCATCATTGCAGAAGCTAATGCTGTAGGAATTCGTCTTGAACGCACCAGAAACAATTTTTGCGCTCGCCCTTGCGAGTAA
- a CDS encoding 2-amino-4-hydroxy-6-hydroxymethyldihydropteridine diphosphokinase has translation MNAPETIFALALASNLDANQYFTFAYTQLATLGKVQFSSVYQIPCRDGIGDNYWNSACLLRSPLSCEQIESFLKKLETDSGRVRPSHHISLDVDLIAWGVDLDHMQFNSKKLPLALDVKIPLYELWHCETLKADRTLYPVVNFKVSGL, from the coding sequence TTGAACGCACCAGAAACAATTTTTGCGCTCGCCCTTGCGAGTAATTTAGACGCAAATCAGTACTTTACTTTTGCTTATACGCAATTAGCAACTTTGGGGAAAGTGCAGTTTTCATCTGTTTATCAAATTCCATGCCGAGATGGTATTGGAGACAATTACTGGAATTCAGCATGTTTATTAAGAAGCCCTTTATCGTGTGAGCAAATTGAATCTTTTCTAAAAAAACTTGAGACAGATTCTGGGCGTGTTCGTCCATCGCATCATATTTCTTTAGATGTAGATTTGATTGCATGGGGAGTTGATCTGGACCATATGCAATTTAATTCTAAAAAATTACCTTTGGCCCTTGATGTAAAAATCCCTTTATATGAGCTTTGGCATTGTGAGACTTTAAAGGCTGATAGAACACTTTATCCAGTCGTCAACTTTAAGGTTTCAGGTCTTTAA
- the kdpA gene encoding potassium-transporting ATPase subunit KdpA, with protein sequence MLELILVLFIAIFLAWCLSKYLSKVMANQPMWGDGLFRWIENPVYRLLGISPQQQMNWKQYSLAFVVSCVFLAVAVFAIFMTQAWLPLNPNHAPNMSWDLALHTTISFLTNTNQQHYSGQAQLSYLSQMTGIVGLQVITPMMGLALVVATLRAFFYQRPSHIAADVAEQPDQILIGNYWADVIRPTVRFLLPLCFVWSLLLNSQGVPATFQGGPEVQVMDKANTVQTQKIPLGPVAPMVAIKQLGSNGGGWYGPNSAAPLENPTPLSNFLEMLAILLIPITVIFMVGHFTQRKKFAYFVFGSMLFMSVISGAAAVWSESMSSTASQIAIMEGKEQRFGAASSAVWAALTTQVNNGSVNMMHDSSAPLTGLVELINMLINAIWGGVGCGLQQFMVYLLLAVFIAGLMTGRTPELFGRKIEAAEIKLLAIIILIQPLIILAFTALSVSIPGLSGITNLGPHGITQVFYEYVSAFANNGSGFAGLKNTTVWWNVTCSIALLLGRFPALILPLMIATRLAAKRKAPETTGSLQVETPTFALTLITIVVLLTLLQFMPVLVLGPIADQLLLVKG encoded by the coding sequence ATGTTAGAACTTATACTTGTTTTATTTATTGCTATTTTTTTAGCATGGTGTCTGAGTAAATATCTATCCAAAGTAATGGCAAATCAGCCGATGTGGGGTGATGGATTATTTCGTTGGATTGAAAATCCTGTATATCGCTTGTTAGGTATATCTCCACAACAACAGATGAACTGGAAACAATATTCTTTAGCATTTGTTGTTAGCTGTGTCTTTCTAGCTGTAGCCGTTTTCGCTATTTTTATGACGCAAGCATGGCTACCATTAAACCCAAATCACGCGCCAAACATGAGCTGGGATTTAGCATTACACACGACGATTTCATTTTTAACTAATACCAATCAACAGCATTATTCTGGCCAAGCTCAGTTATCTTATTTGTCGCAAATGACAGGTATTGTGGGCTTGCAAGTCATTACTCCAATGATGGGGTTGGCTTTAGTTGTCGCGACCTTAAGAGCTTTCTTTTATCAACGTCCAAGCCATATTGCAGCCGATGTTGCCGAGCAGCCAGACCAAATTTTAATTGGGAACTATTGGGCAGATGTGATTCGCCCTACAGTACGTTTCTTGCTTCCTCTGTGTTTTGTCTGGTCACTGTTGCTCAATAGCCAAGGCGTGCCAGCAACTTTTCAGGGTGGACCAGAAGTACAGGTTATGGATAAAGCGAATACTGTACAAACCCAAAAAATTCCATTAGGTCCAGTTGCACCAATGGTTGCTATTAAGCAATTGGGTAGTAACGGTGGGGGGTGGTATGGTCCAAATAGTGCTGCACCTTTAGAAAATCCAACGCCGCTATCTAACTTTTTGGAAATGCTTGCGATTTTACTCATTCCAATTACAGTCATTTTTATGGTGGGTCATTTTACTCAACGTAAAAAATTTGCCTACTTTGTATTTGGTAGCATGCTCTTCATGTCGGTTATTTCAGGTGCAGCAGCTGTCTGGTCTGAAAGTATGTCGTCTACAGCATCACAAATTGCCATAATGGAAGGTAAAGAACAACGATTTGGAGCTGCATCATCAGCAGTTTGGGCTGCGCTTACCACACAAGTGAATAATGGTTCAGTCAATATGATGCATGATTCTTCGGCACCTCTTACTGGGCTGGTTGAACTCATTAATATGTTGATTAATGCCATTTGGGGTGGTGTGGGCTGTGGTCTGCAACAGTTTATGGTTTATCTGTTACTTGCAGTATTTATTGCAGGTTTAATGACAGGCCGTACGCCTGAGTTGTTTGGGCGCAAAATTGAAGCCGCGGAGATCAAGTTACTTGCAATTATTATCTTGATTCAGCCTCTTATCATTCTTGCTTTTACGGCTCTAAGTGTCAGCATTCCGGGCTTATCAGGCATCACAAACCTAGGACCACATGGTATTACCCAAGTGTTCTATGAATATGTCTCTGCATTTGCAAACAACGGTTCAGGCTTTGCAGGCCTTAAAAATACGACAGTCTGGTGGAATGTCACTTGTAGCATTGCACTTCTTTTAGGGCGCTTCCCAGCATTAATTTTGCCATTAATGATTGCGACACGTTTAGCAGCAAAAAGAAAAGCACCCGAAACAACAGGTAGTCTTCAAGTTGAAACACCAACTTTTGCGTTAACACTGATTACGATTGTTGTGTTGCTTACCTTATTACAATTTATGCCAGTTCTTGTCCTTGGGCCAATTGCCGATCAACTTTTGTTGGTTAAAGGCTAA
- the kdpB gene encoding potassium-transporting ATPase subunit KdpB translates to MKMNTQTHVNSHKTTVAVPTFEVWKNAFVKLLPQHAIKNPVMAIVWLGTVITALSTLMGYATLLFGLVVTAILFITILFANYAEAVAEARGRGQASSLRAARENLTARRLNSLTDRQTTQIAATELHLNDFIEVHAGELVPADGEIIEGFATINESAVTGESAPVLREAGTDRSGVIGGTKVLTDRIVVQVTAESGQSFLDRMIALVEGSNRQKTPNEVALGFLLMVMTLTFLIVVISLPFIAHYLHIELDPVVLVALLVCLIPTTIGGLLPAIGIAGMNRALKANVLAKSGKAVEVAGDIDVLLLDKTGTITYGDRQATSFYPLTSVSESELRAAAWVSSLADPTPEGKSIVKLAKEQGLKQQEPEQAEFISFSASTRISGVNLPNGDQIRKGALDAILKFVDEDYSQDLELKARVEQVAKKGATPLVVANQHHVLGVIELSDVIKHGIKERFARLREMGIKTVMVTGDNPLTAAAIAAEAGVDDYIAEAKPEDKLACIRTEQQQGRLVAMVGDGTNDAPALAQADIGLAMNSGTQAAKEAGNMVDLDSDPTKLLAVVEIGKQQLITRGALTTFSLANDVSKYFAILPALFAAAIPQMQVLNVMHLASPNSAILSALIFNAIIIPLLIPIALRGVKFKPSTATQLLRRNMLIYGVGGVVLPFIAIKAIDVVIVQLFGL, encoded by the coding sequence GTGAAAATGAATACACAAACTCATGTAAATAGCCATAAAACGACTGTGGCAGTACCAACTTTTGAAGTTTGGAAAAATGCTTTTGTGAAATTGCTACCGCAGCATGCAATTAAAAACCCTGTTATGGCAATTGTATGGCTTGGAACAGTGATTACTGCTCTAAGTACCTTAATGGGATATGCCACACTGCTGTTTGGTTTGGTCGTCACAGCAATTTTGTTTATTACGATTTTATTTGCTAACTATGCTGAAGCGGTTGCAGAGGCTAGAGGTCGTGGACAGGCATCTTCATTGCGTGCAGCAAGAGAAAACTTGACTGCTCGAAGACTTAATTCTTTGACAGACCGCCAAACCACTCAAATCGCAGCCACCGAACTTCATTTAAATGATTTTATTGAAGTACATGCAGGTGAGCTTGTTCCAGCTGATGGTGAGATTATAGAAGGCTTTGCCACGATTAATGAATCGGCTGTTACAGGTGAATCAGCACCTGTGCTACGTGAAGCCGGAACTGACCGTTCTGGTGTTATTGGCGGTACCAAAGTCCTTACAGATCGTATTGTTGTGCAAGTGACTGCTGAATCTGGTCAAAGTTTCTTGGACCGTATGATTGCTTTGGTTGAAGGCTCAAATCGTCAAAAAACACCGAATGAGGTTGCACTTGGCTTCTTGTTAATGGTGATGACACTTACATTTTTAATTGTGGTGATTAGCCTACCATTTATTGCTCATTATTTGCATATTGAGCTAGATCCAGTTGTACTCGTAGCATTGTTAGTCTGTTTAATTCCAACAACCATTGGTGGCTTGTTACCTGCGATTGGTATTGCAGGTATGAACCGCGCGCTCAAAGCCAATGTTTTGGCGAAATCAGGTAAAGCTGTCGAAGTTGCGGGTGACATTGATGTGCTTTTACTAGATAAAACGGGAACCATTACTTATGGTGACCGTCAAGCGACCTCATTTTATCCTTTAACTTCCGTAAGTGAATCTGAATTAAGAGCCGCTGCTTGGGTAAGTTCACTTGCCGACCCTACACCAGAAGGAAAGTCGATTGTTAAGTTAGCAAAAGAACAAGGTTTAAAACAGCAAGAACCTGAGCAAGCCGAATTTATCTCTTTTAGTGCTTCAACTCGAATTTCTGGTGTGAATTTACCGAATGGTGACCAAATTCGTAAAGGTGCTTTAGATGCAATCTTGAAATTTGTAGATGAAGATTATTCTCAAGATTTAGAGTTAAAAGCACGTGTTGAACAAGTTGCCAAAAAAGGTGCAACACCATTGGTTGTCGCAAATCAACATCATGTATTAGGTGTGATTGAACTCTCTGATGTGATTAAACACGGTATTAAAGAGCGTTTTGCACGCTTAAGAGAAATGGGCATCAAAACTGTCATGGTCACAGGTGATAACCCATTAACTGCTGCCGCGATTGCTGCTGAAGCTGGTGTAGATGACTATATTGCCGAAGCAAAACCAGAAGATAAATTGGCTTGTATTCGTACTGAACAACAACAAGGTCGTTTAGTTGCAATGGTCGGTGATGGAACCAACGATGCGCCGGCATTAGCGCAAGCCGATATTGGTTTGGCTATGAACTCAGGTACACAAGCTGCAAAAGAAGCCGGCAATATGGTTGATTTAGACTCTGACCCGACCAAACTGCTTGCTGTGGTTGAAATTGGGAAACAGCAGCTGATTACCCGCGGTGCTTTAACCACCTTTTCGTTAGCAAATGACGTCTCTAAATACTTTGCCATTTTGCCTGCCTTATTTGCAGCTGCAATACCGCAAATGCAAGTATTAAATGTCATGCACTTAGCGAGTCCAAACAGTGCAATTTTATCTGCATTAATTTTTAACGCGATTATTATCCCGCTATTAATTCCAATTGCACTTCGAGGCGTGAAATTTAAACCTTCCACTGCAACTCAGTTACTACGTCGAAATATGTTGATTTATGGTGTGGGTGGCGTGGTTCTACCATTCATTGCCATTAAAGCGATTGATGTTGTGATTGTTCAATTATTTGGTTTGTAA
- the kdpC gene encoding potassium-transporting ATPase subunit KdpC — protein sequence MKTYAQNSEANLGQTLRASLGLLIFTLVGCGAVYSAIATGAGQVLFNNQANGSLIEIDHKVLGSKLVAQPFVGEAYFHPRPSAVAYDPMAMAGTNLARTNPELQQQIDAQILAVKKQDHTGNTPIPSDLVTKSGSGIDPHISPESAQLQVARVAQARHLEPKVVEELLQKHIEPMQFGVLGQARVNVLELNIALDQLQSTH from the coding sequence ATGAAAACTTATGCACAAAATTCAGAAGCAAATTTGGGTCAGACCTTAAGAGCATCTTTGGGATTATTAATTTTTACACTTGTCGGTTGCGGTGCAGTTTATAGTGCGATTGCTACAGGTGCGGGACAGGTGCTATTTAACAATCAAGCGAATGGTAGTTTGATTGAAATAGATCATAAAGTTTTAGGGTCAAAATTAGTCGCTCAGCCATTTGTGGGAGAGGCTTATTTTCACCCACGTCCTTCAGCAGTCGCTTATGACCCGATGGCTATGGCAGGTACAAATTTAGCTCGTACTAATCCTGAACTACAGCAACAAATTGATGCTCAGATTCTTGCGGTGAAAAAACAAGATCATACAGGTAATACACCGATTCCAAGCGATTTGGTGACTAAATCGGGGAGTGGTATCGACCCGCATATTAGTCCTGAATCTGCTCAGTTACAGGTTGCTCGAGTGGCTCAAGCTCGTCATTTAGAACCTAAGGTTGTAGAAGAGTTACTCCAAAAGCATATTGAACCGATGCAGTTTGGTGTATTGGGGCAAGCTCGTGTTAATGTATTAGAACTCAATATTGCTTTAGATCAATTACAATCTACACATTAA
- a CDS encoding sensor histidine kinase KdpD, with the protein MQSNRENQAEALLNHVNRYQAGRLTVFLGAAPGVGKTYAMLARAKELFQQGTDVVVGIVETHGRIETLKILEGLPEIARKEMQYQGHTLEEMDLDAILLRHPEIVLVDELAHRNVPNSRHERRWQDVNELLDAGIDVFTTINIQHLESLNDVVYQITGIRVNETVPDRVFDRIRDIRLIDLPVSELIERLHQGKVYVPEQANLALQGFFSISNLTALRELAMQCVAEHVDLDLKQSYTSKGLKSISLQNELMIAIDGQGSSEYLVRAGCRLAERNGATWTVVNVAKSLDFGQSSANSYKKEYIEIDRAFELARQLGGRTEVLYGHRVASVLMDAAVDRGISNLVIGKSISPWWLKLFKKNLAQQLLNQENSIALTILHPEQGTKKTTQIEKPSFLSLKESIFVLAVTCASIFIAHFAEVLLGIEDFSVIFIISVLIVATKTRMLAAVVAALICFLAYNFFFIAPRFTLQISAHQGVVTVVAFFAAALIAGRLASQLRQQVLSLKAANAYTTVMQDLARKLSSAVNLEEVMQTGRMTLETQLQTKVWISIQDRVISSDIALSDKEKVAADWCLKHQQPCGRFTDTLSQSNWWFLPLLEQKNSLGIVGIYFKDDVVSLNFEQKKLTESVIEYIAQAALRTQLVNELEQAKVTSETERLRSALLSSVSHDLRSPLASIIGAADTLAHFKADMSEQDQQDLLETIHLEGERLDRYIQNLLDMTRLGHEGLSLKRDWIGVDELIGSATRRLKRYKPDTQVSVELPEQAISLYVHPALVEQAIFNVLENAANFSPPDEPVMIRAHLSSEDEVKIEIDDRGAGIPEDERNRIFDMFYTMERGDRGKFGTGLGLTIVKAIIGAHMGTIEAFSGRQNKGTLIQIRLPIHPVKE; encoded by the coding sequence GTGCAAAGCAATCGCGAAAATCAGGCTGAGGCCTTATTAAATCATGTCAACAGATATCAAGCCGGTCGACTAACGGTCTTTTTAGGTGCGGCACCGGGTGTTGGAAAAACCTATGCCATGCTTGCCCGCGCCAAAGAGTTATTTCAACAGGGCACAGACGTTGTTGTGGGTATTGTTGAAACCCACGGAAGAATAGAAACTCTAAAAATTTTGGAAGGCTTACCTGAAATTGCTAGAAAGGAAATGCAATATCAGGGGCATACTTTAGAAGAAATGGACCTGGATGCTATTCTGCTTCGGCATCCAGAAATTGTTTTGGTCGATGAGTTGGCTCATCGTAACGTACCGAATAGTCGTCATGAACGACGTTGGCAAGATGTCAATGAATTGCTAGACGCAGGTATTGATGTATTTACGACCATTAATATTCAGCATTTAGAAAGCCTAAATGATGTGGTCTACCAGATTACGGGGATTCGAGTAAATGAAACGGTACCAGATCGGGTATTTGATCGTATTCGAGACATTCGCTTAATTGATTTACCCGTCAGTGAACTGATCGAAAGGCTCCATCAAGGAAAAGTCTATGTGCCAGAGCAAGCAAATTTGGCATTACAAGGCTTTTTTAGCATTTCAAATTTAACAGCATTGCGTGAACTGGCAATGCAATGTGTTGCTGAGCATGTCGATTTAGATTTAAAACAGAGTTACACCTCTAAGGGTTTGAAGTCTATTTCGCTGCAAAATGAATTGATGATTGCGATAGATGGACAAGGTTCTTCTGAGTATTTAGTACGAGCAGGATGTCGATTAGCAGAGCGTAATGGTGCTACGTGGACTGTAGTGAATGTTGCTAAAAGTTTGGACTTTGGACAGAGTTCAGCAAATTCATATAAAAAAGAATATATTGAGATTGATCGTGCATTTGAATTGGCTCGGCAACTCGGTGGTCGAACAGAAGTTTTATATGGCCATCGAGTTGCGTCAGTATTAATGGATGCCGCCGTTGATCGAGGTATTTCCAATTTAGTCATTGGTAAAAGTATTTCGCCGTGGTGGTTAAAGTTATTTAAGAAAAATTTAGCTCAGCAATTATTAAATCAAGAAAACTCGATTGCTTTAACCATTTTGCATCCAGAACAGGGTACAAAAAAAACAACTCAAATTGAAAAGCCATCATTTTTATCATTAAAAGAAAGTATTTTTGTTCTAGCGGTTACATGTGCCAGTATTTTTATCGCTCACTTTGCCGAAGTTCTCTTAGGTATTGAAGATTTTTCTGTCATTTTCATTATTTCAGTTTTAATTGTAGCAACGAAAACTCGAATGCTCGCTGCTGTAGTAGCCGCACTTATTTGTTTCTTGGCCTATAATTTTTTCTTTATTGCACCACGTTTTACCTTACAAATTTCGGCACACCAAGGGGTGGTTACCGTTGTTGCTTTTTTTGCGGCAGCTTTAATTGCTGGGCGCTTGGCCTCTCAATTACGTCAGCAGGTTTTATCCTTAAAAGCAGCAAATGCCTACACTACGGTAATGCAAGACTTAGCGCGTAAACTTTCTAGTGCAGTAAACCTTGAAGAAGTCATGCAAACAGGCCGAATGACTTTAGAAACCCAGCTGCAAACGAAGGTGTGGATTTCTATTCAAGATAGAGTCATTTCATCTGATATAGCGCTAAGCGATAAAGAAAAAGTTGCAGCAGATTGGTGCTTAAAACATCAACAACCATGTGGACGTTTTACCGATACACTCAGTCAGTCAAACTGGTGGTTTTTACCTCTTTTAGAGCAAAAAAATAGCCTAGGTATTGTGGGAATTTACTTTAAGGATGATGTGGTTTCTCTAAATTTTGAGCAAAAGAAACTGACGGAAAGTGTAATCGAATATATTGCACAGGCAGCTCTTCGCACCCAATTGGTCAATGAACTTGAACAAGCAAAAGTCACCAGTGAAACAGAGCGATTACGTTCGGCTTTATTATCTTCGGTATCGCATGATTTACGTTCACCGCTTGCTTCTATTATTGGTGCAGCAGACACGCTTGCCCATTTTAAAGCTGATATGTCAGAACAAGACCAACAGGATTTACTCGAAACCATTCATTTAGAAGGCGAACGCTTAGACCGTTATATTCAAAACCTACTTGATATGACACGTTTGGGGCATGAAGGTCTATCTTTAAAAAGAGACTGGATTGGTGTGGATGAATTAATTGGTTCTGCAACCCGCCGTTTAAAGCGCTATAAACCAGATACTCAAGTGTCGGTTGAATTACCTGAACAAGCGATTAGTTTATATGTACACCCAGCACTGGTAGAGCAAGCCATTTTTAATGTTTTAGAAAATGCGGCAAACTTTTCACCTCCAGATGAACCAGTCATGATTCGTGCTCATCTTTCATCAGAAGATGAAGTAAAAATAGAAATTGACGATAGAGGTGCAGGAATTCCTGAAGACGAAAGAAACCGCATTTTTGATATGTTTTACACCATGGAGCGCGGAGACCGTGGAAAATTTGGTACAGGTTTAGGGCTAACAATTGTTAAGGCAATTATTGGTGCTCATATGGGTACAATAGAAGCATTTTCAGGACGCCAAAATAAAGGTACTTTAATTCAAATCAGATTACCCATTCATCCAGTAAAAGAATAA